The Neodiprion lecontei isolate iyNeoLeco1 chromosome 6, iyNeoLeco1.1, whole genome shotgun sequence sequence AAAAAAGGCACAGATCTGTTCTCCGTGCAGCAAAGATAAAAAAACCAGTTTCTAGAGCATTTCCGTGATCGATACTCCGAAATTAGGATCCTGAAAGTCTTGATCCCGCAACGACAAATGAAGGTGGACCAGTATAATTGGAACTAGACTGCAAGTGTAGGTGTTGGACTTTCCAGTTGACTCAACCAACTTcggacactttttttttttttttttttatcagggtAGAATGATGAAGGATATGCTAGTATGCAGTGGGAGCAAATTAAAACAATGCAGCGAATCTATATCCCGAAGTAGCCGATATCTTGAATATTACTTACGCGATGTATTGCGGAAAGCACCGAAATGCAGAagactttataaaaaaaaatgtcagctGAGACTAGACGTTCACATTTTTTGCTGGACTATCAAGTGTCCTtagtttttacattatttccGGGTGAAACTTTTCTTAAAATCGAATGTTTTATGCTCGTAAAGCCTCCGGAGTGAATATCGAAGACCAATCGACGAAGTAATTCCTCAATGTCGtttaattataacgataatcTTACCTTCGGTAAGAGAGAATGATTATTCTTCCAATCATAACTGACAATGGGCATAATTCAGGTTGCTTGAATAATTGGATATAAGATGGTATTATATAGTCTGTCACCGATTgcttattaatataattaatcaatcgaCGTCAATTCTTAAAAATCTCCAGATTTCTTCTACATTTTTACGTGTCAACGGTTTCGATTATCATAGGAGTCCGGTATACAAGCGAGAGATGCGAATAAACATATCGCAGATTGATCTTGACGGATTAGgtcaaatctttttttttttaattcttcctCGTTAATTTATGTCAGTCCATCGCACAAATTTTCGAGAAGTTGCATTCGTGCAGGCGAAGTTAGTAGGACGTAaacgattaattatttctaGTTCTACTTTGTGTCTTGTGCCCGAAATTGAAAACCGTGGATGCGATAATACTGTGAGAAACAACTTTTTCGGTTTGATTTTGTTGCACGCTCCTTTTTCAAGGCCTTTCAAAAAAGCAAACTAATTCATTATGATCAGAGCGTGTAAATTTAAATACCATCATTTATTATAATACAGGAATGGAATAGGGACACGTACGCAATATTTCATACGTATAATCGTATCACCGATCTCAGTTTCAGTCACAATCTAGATCATCGGTTGTACCATTGTCACGTCTAACAATGCCACTTCGTGTGATCCGATTAGGTCTATAATCTATACACAAGGGCCATGtaacaatatacgtataaatcgTAAGaataaactaatttttttttttgttcgtatGTAGTAATATCTATaccaataatatattacagGTACTTTAGTTGTGGAAAATGACTAGTCCAAGATTATACGTTTACGGTACTGAAAGTGCATAGATTGAATATAATTCGAATACGAGGctatattatacttatatttttGCATGTGTTAGCTGCTCTGTAGGTAAATTATTCTGCAGTCTCATTCGCATAATTTACACATTTATTTGTGCCACTTTATCAAATCAACGCTTTTCATGTATACTGCATACTTTCCGAGGTATAAGCGGTGTAACTGCGCGGTGTCTTATTAATTGCTTTTAAAGGCCGTCGACTTCGCACAATTGCTCAGGATTGACGTAAATGATTTGAGAATTTCGCCTACAGCAGTGCGTCGTATGTTCGATACATTAATTCCATGTTCCGAAGCCAATCCAATTAATTCCACATGTGGAGCATGATTAACCGGCACTTATTTCTAATTGTGTCCCCAGGTGcgatttttcgatatttctccAATGTCAATGATATAGGTATGATGTTGTGTAACGCATTTTAATGGTAGAATATACACTATTTTACAGATTATAGTGCGCAATGTCTTTATCAGAAATTTAGTAACTATTTCTTCACGTACGCTTCGATTACAATCTGTAATTTGCAATAgctgaaatatataattttaatttcccattctattattttcatttcatgcTAGGACCCTGTATTTTCTCACAGTTACAAAATGTAAGCAACTGCAGCTTTCCTCCACGTGAATTCACAATCGGAAAATCAATGTCATTCGGTCAATCACCTTTAGTTTAATCCTAAGAAATCAAGTTTAATTTGTCCAGTATTATTgctaataatatataaatgttGCACATTGTTGTGAAATGTTATTATTGCCAGCGATAAAATAGAGTTTGCACAACTGTTAATAGAAATTCATAAATTACAAGCATTTCCAAAAGATAAACTACACATGTAGGAGGTCAAGAAGAATCGACGGAATCCCTCcgaaaaaaagtcgaaaactAAACTTCAGTAATGCATTGTTCAGTACAGCCTGAATGAAATCAACAGAATAGAAGTCGTTTTTTTAAAGAACTTGGGaagtttgcaaaataaataacaaaaccTATATAGTGAACGATGAAGAAATCCTGGACAACTTTCATAATATTAAGAATAATctgtaaaaatacaaaacaaacTGTTGAGATTTTCACAATTATGAAAATTGTCACAGAGGTTTCtcataataatacaaaatatatcTGAAAGATTTGGGGTgtaatttctttgaaaaatatggtGAGATTTGCAGAAAAATATGACCACCAGAAATTCAAGGAGCTATGTTTGTTGCACTGTTACGTGTCGAATAATTTGGAACACACACCTACTTTACTCAGTAGTCATTTAAAGAATAAGTATTTTATCTTAATGGTCTTTTTGTAGCCGTAAAACTTGCatacaaaatttttagttcagtACATTTTGTATAATCAGTTTATAATCATCATGTTGAAATGGTGGAATGTGATGGAAATTGATGACTGAAATCACTAATTAggcatttaattttttatacttatcTTGTTTCCCCTTTCATCGTAGAATTGTATCATCAATGGAAAGAAGCGAACGACCGTATCGTAAAGCTACATGCATCCTAATTGTAGCTGTATGTGTgtaaatatagatatacatacgCTGGACGTAATTAAGGTATTAAGTGATAAGATATTTACAAGTAAAATTTACCATAAGATATATTAGCGGTAAATGTGGCGTAGTCATCGTTCGATAGACAACCAAAGATAAGAGTCAACGAAAACTGGTTGAGAATTAATGCATTTTTAGCaaaagaaatgattttcaGAAATATCGTCTGGCGTCGGTAGTTTTCAGTGTTTTATATTTGATTTGGCGAGTGACGTTAAAATGGCGCCACAACAAGTTCCGGTCGCGCTGGTTGTCGGGTGAATTCCACGGGCGAGTTTATGGGTAATATTTCCCAAGATTCTTTTGCCGTTTATAATCAAGGGGGTTAAAATTTGACGTTTGTCATCaaactgtcaaaaaatgtTGTCCAAAGTAACACGAGAAACCATTAACACCGCGATATTTGACACGAAAACTTGATATCGTGATATAAGAGGATGATTTGTTACCGCGATATTAATAAAACGAGGCAAGAAAAATGGCGATTCATATGCGAAATGTTGAAAGGGAATTTGTTACACCGATGAACGAGTGATGAGACAAATTTGTTCCCCCTTGAAATCATAACCCTCATTACGTGCATATGCGTAAAACTCTTGGAAAATGTTATTTGTACCTATACTACGTGACAATTTATTCATATACACGTTACTCAAACCACCCTGAGATTAATACCAAAATTACGCACCTCCGTATTTATTAATCGTATCAACGTGAACGTCCTACGAAAAATTGCTATCAATGtttaaccattttttattctgtcCCTAAACTTCTGTGCTAACACagaggaaacaaaaaattatgtcTACCCATGAGACGGTCGAGACCTCCGAAAATCCAACCATACAACAAGATTTTGCGCTCCTTCAAGGACTTGaggtatacttatattattataactatgACGATTTCAAATAAGAAATATTCCAAACATTTCTCAATCATAAAATGCAAACAGGCGACTACAAACTGTATCGCTTGTCCCGTTTCGCAGGATAATTCAGGGGATATATTAGAATGTCTTTCTGTAATGGTGAACGACGAAGAATCGGAAAATGGACAGGTTCAAGAGCTCGTACTTGACGATCAATTACTCGGCACAACGTTCACAGCGATTACTTTGCCTGACGGCACGCAGGCTTTTGTTACAGAAAACTATGAAGAAGATGGTAAAGAATTATAAATTCATCAGATTGCTTTGTCAGTACTCAATAGAATACTGATTTGTAATACCAAGAACTGTTTGTATTATTCATTCCCAATTTTATTAATACGAGCCgcatatttttcttcccagAATCCGAAGAGTACAAAGATGAAGAATCGGCAATGGAACTGGAAGGTGGGGGGACAATTTTGTTGCAAGATTTGACAGAGTTAACGGATGCAAAAACACTGAAATTTCAACTGGATCCATCTTCATTTCTACAAACACAATTGGCTGCTTCCGATGAGCAAAGTGAAAATAGTTACCCACAGGTTGAACTTATCAATGGGACTGCATATATGGTCACTGGACATGTCGACGTTGATGAGGGACTGTGGGAGATTGCTGAAGAAACTTTGAAAGAAGACGAATCAAAGAAGATTGTGATAAATAAACTGTCCGAGGCGAAATTGAGGAACCAACATCCCTGTCCAAGGGAAGGTTGTACGAAAGTGTACAGCACGCCTCATCATTTAAAGGtagttgtaatttttttttctattacatGGATGCGTAACAAAAATGCTTTTACCGTTGGAATACAATTCATTGAATACAACAATCCTTTCAGGTCCATGAACGCTCTCACACAGGTCAAAGACCCTACAGGTGCTCACATTCGAAATGTAAGAAAAGCTTTTCAACTGGGTATAGCCTCAAAGCACATTTACGAACACACACTGGCGAAAAGCCCTACAAATGTCCAACCGATGATTGTAACAAGAGTTTCAAAACCTCGGGTGATTTGTTGAAACATGTTAGAACGCATACTGGGGAACGACCATTTGTTTGTCCATTCGACGGATGTGGTCGATCATTCACCACGAGTAATATTAGAAAGGTGCGTTCTTAATTTACGTGTTCAGTTTAATTTTGTACGATATAAAGTCTCACAAAAGTAACGCTAATGGACGTTCAAATCTATGAACGCATGAATCACTCAAGTTTTCATTATCTGCTGTTTCAGGTTCACGTGAGAACACATACCGGGGAGCGACCATACAAATGTACTCATCCAAAATGTGGGAAGGCCTTTGCAAGTGCGACAAACTATAAAAATCACATAAGGATTCACTCGGGCGAAAAGCCATACGTCTGTTCAATCGAAAATTGTGGCAGACGTTTCACCGAATATTCTAGTCTCTACAAACATCATTTGGTAAATTCCCAACAGTTTTTTCAGTGTGGCTCAAAATATACTTTTTATCACCTCTGTATACACGATAATTAACTGTCAATATCTGTTTGTGATTTTGTTTCGTACAGTAAACATTTATTCATTGAGCAAACGTATAATGGTTTGTAGATAACATGTCAAACTTTCATAAATGATTGGATTGAAAGCAATTGAGTTTGGATTTAGATGCAACGGTTTTTCCGAAACTTTTTCCGTACTGTAGTAATCTCTTTGTTTAATGATAAAGgaatttctttctctctcttgtaATTGTTACATGATGGTtgaattatgattttttttaggtCCACACGCAGCAGAGGCCATTTGAATGTAAAATTTGCTTCAGAAGATACAGGCAAGGAAGCACACTTGTGATGCATAAGAGAACAGCCCATGCACTAGTTGAAAATGAAGACGGCGTTGACATTTATTTGAAAGATGCCCTAGATTTGGCAAATCAAACCaaaggaaaacgaaaaatttctactaTACCAAATGTAAGTTGAGAAACTGAGAATGTGTATATTTAATTATCCACAACTATTTTAAATGATGGTTATATCAaatgtttataaaatatttataacgcGCGATTGAAATGGTGATTGTTTCGCATGATTCATTTCGTATATTACAGCAGCTGATGTTCGAGATAAATGgacaaattaaaatatcagaTGGAACGGAAAACTCAACAGATAATGAAACCCAAATACTTTTAGTTGGCGATCCGTCGCAAATTGCAGCACTTCAGGTTGGTGTCAAGGATTACTTTAAGCACAATTTTGACGACTCAATgggaaacaatttttcgtcGTTTGTAGCAAATCGGTTTAGATGACGGATTTGACACTGGAATTGATACATCGCTGGAAGGCTTAAACATAAAGATTGAAGATATAGAATTTGGATGGGACTAGTAACTGTTATAAATATACGAAATTGTAAACCCGAATAAGATTTGACTTTACTTTGAGTTCAATTTTACGCATTTGATACTTCTATACCTACGCCGATTACACTTagtcaaaataaaatatcaaggCAAACAGGTACTTGTTGTTTTTGTGCATTAATACTACTAATCTCAGATTTGTTAAATTCAGTATCCTACGCACTCCCAAACTAGAAActtctatttattttcattaatatcaAAATAGCGTAAACATCCTAATCCCATCAGGTTGAAATATAAGTTTCATCCCAATAATCAAAAATGTTAaagaattttgatttcatatcGATTTATATTGCAGCaacgatttcaaattttgattctaaATCATTAACATGAAATAAATAGACCcaagaattttaaattaataaaagacgtaatattttatttattgttatcactttttcttcttaagAATATTGAACTCTGGCATCACATAATGATCAAGTAAGTCTTTGTCAAACATGAATCTCCCAAGAGCTTGATCTCCGACACCAGACAACACTGTAACGAGTCTTCCGATGTCATTAACACTTTTCATTTGATCCTCCATAAAACCAGTTACGATGAAATCACTTGCGTTCAAATCCTTATACTTTTCTGCGATGTTATTTGTCTCAACCAACTTCTCTGCCACTTCGAGTTCTAGCTCAAGAGCTACCTGAAACAAAGAATTCCCCAAATTTTACAATCACATGAAAAGCCTCTATATTACTTTGTTTACCTTAAATGCATTCAAAGGACATTTCCAGTCTTGGTTCATTGGTGCTTCTATCGAACACAAATTAACTAATCCGCCTCGCATTTTGATGTAGTCAAAAAATCTCAGAGCATGTCCGTGCTCTTCATGAtgcatttgtttgaaaaatgattcacatCCTGGCAAAGCTACATCCACCCGACCGAAGTAGCCTGCCTAGgtttataacaatattttgaatctctgcgACTCCACagaacaataaaattttttaatatcctgCTGCCTAGAGATTTATCAGGATtcgaattgttgaaattttcgaagtaTAAGCTGGTCTGTTTTCAGTTTTATATACTGTTAAAGTTGATCATAGAGTGTATTTAGATGCGCTCCAATATAAGCAGACATATTTCATGAAGAATTATGCAATGACAAAATCTCCAGCATAATTacgtattatttataatcaccATAGAAaggtaataataaaaagctTTCATTTCGGTAGCAAACTGTCTGTTCATAATAGCTTCCGTGTCTGgatgaaatcgaaaattaacTCTATTTCCTGTAGGCCATAGACCTGGCAGACTTCCGCATTCCACCGGATCTCCAGCATTAGACGATGTAGATGATGAATCATCCTTGCACCTTGATGTATAATGTTGTGTTTgaagattgaaatttgattgcGGCTTGCTATtcataagaaaatatttcatcttcAGCttatcccatttttttcatagtAATATTACACTACAATTGTACACTGAAGGTCAAAGGTGACCATATagtattcaaatttcatgaaCATCACAAAATAACTACTTCTctttgatataattttcttttccttgcGTGTCTCATATTCAGgcagtaataaaatttgttaaactATAAGAAATATATTCGGTAAGATACTTTCAATTATGTCTTACAGGCTACTGATATCCCAACGTGACCACAAAATTAGAGAGCTTAAGCACAGTTTGTAAATATCATAACTTTTTGTTATGAACAGCATATGCAACCGTCGATATTGGGGGGATAAAGTTTTCATCGTGATTCTACAACTATATTACATTTggtaaatacttttttccacGAAAACTGTTCTGAATTTTGAGTCCCAATGCATATAGTCGATCATTACATCgcaataaaattgtataaaactTTCCATCAGTCATTCTGCTTGTTGCAATTGTTTCGATGTATACTTTGTCATTCTTATTTCAACCAAAATGTAGCCAGCACTGGAAAggtataatgtgaaaaaattaatacaaggTTGTATTGACCAAAtacattgaatatttatattcaatattcTCTATATTTTCTTTGACAAATCTGTGAGGACGTATAAAATGTAGATGAATAAATATGCCCTCGATTTATCCAGGAATAGAATAAACTAGTATTTCAAGATCAAGTTCTTTATTTCTCAGTATCTAAGATACTGAGGTTGTGTAAGCAAAAGCacacatatttaaaaaatacttcAATATATCCTTACAGATAAGCTTTAGTAAAAGTTGAAGAATACTTGAGTATTAAAACTATCGACATCAAACATATAATAATCTTGATGTATGCATGTTTGCATTATTGCAATTAAAATTGACTATATGAGTTACCTAATTATAAAACTGAAAGCCTTTTTCGCCAATCAGCGATCAGTCCATATACATGACTCAGTACTTGTGCAGAAAAATTATCCTATACTGCCCATGTTATAATCCAACTATTGGAAATTACAGCAACTGATATGCAAGATTTAAATATTAGATACAGCAAATATTTTGACTGATAAAAGCTTTTCAATCACAGAAAATTAACAATCACAGATTATCGTCAAAAATAATCTCAATTGCAAATATTTCCGCAATGAGAGAATGGTGTGTTTTAGTCTGAATCCTGTAACTGTTTATCAAACATAAAAACGCCCAGGCCTTCGCCAACCCTTTCAAGGTTGGTGACATGGTTTCCAATTTCCTTGATGGAATCAACTTGTTCCTGCAGAAACTCCGTCTCCAAAAAGTCCAAAAAGTTTGGATCACTGTGGACAGATGCTGTGGTATGTAGATTGAGCAAGCTCTGCAAATTGAAGCAAGAAATTATACTAACTCATTTGCAAATAAATGATTCAATGGCTAATGTTTGGTAAATCTGGGAGAAGCCTCGTCACAAACATGTTATGTTGAGCAAACAAAGTTTTGCTTCGTTCATaatcttgttattttttatcatacctcgtttacttttttctccaaGTTCAGCGCTTCAATCATGGCATCTTTACCGGTACCCCAATCACCTTTCTCAGGGCATTTGATATCCATAAAAACGATTCTGCCTCCGCGTTTATTTTGGTAAGTTAAGAACTTCATAGCATGGTTGCGTTCGTCATCTGAAGCCTTCTTGAAGTAGCTGCTGAGACCAGATAGGGCAATGTCATGACGATCAAAGTGATAGGCCTGAAAAAGTGTAACAACTACACATCTAAGGCACTACGTACAAGTTgaagttaattaattaaattaaacaaGAATTATCTATATTTACCATTGAAAGATACACGTAACTGGCATACAATTCCAAGTTAATTTGATTATTCAAAGCGTTTTCACATTcggggtgaaaattttgtctTATCATACTCATGGCTAGAGGATGttttaaaagttgaaaaagtcGCGGTTGCAAGGGAAATTACTCGTGATCGGTGAAGCTCTACTTTATTAATTCTGCCGAAGAATTCTCAATAGTCATACAGAGAATTGATTCACGTGATGATACTTAGACAGAATGTTGCAAAAATGTAAATGCGAAGTGTGATGCCGTATTGCGCAGGACGAACAGCTGTTGTGTAAATCCCGATCGGGTTGCAGTAACGTCGAAATTTTCGATAAGTTTTCGGTACAATTTACAGCTGTGCAGCACGACGCAGTCGTAACCATGCATGTATTACATTCACCGATATTTCAAAATAGGAGTTATAACAGTTTGCATTATTTGAAGGCAAATCAACGTAAATACAGCCAAAATCATTCGGGAAATCATGAAAGAAAATGAGcgtacatttttcatttttacaattttgattCATACTTTGAAATATGGGATCCAGCTGGTTTCATTGTACAgactattttttaaattctttcagtCAGAtggatttcaaaattcaaaggTTCTTTACTCTTTTTATTGTTCTGAGCGTCGATTGAAGACTGTTGAAAACAGTTACCCTAATGGGGTTTTCTGCGTCATGAGTCTTATGGGATTGCGTGTTTAAACGGTTCCCGCCGATAAGAAAGCTACCGGATATTGTGATCCTAGGCATACATACCCGCAAAGAACTAGGTACGAAAATTTGCCTAGGAGCCTTTAAATTCTAATAACGTCCACTGCGTATTGTTAGACcgttgttattaaaaaaaggtTATTACGGGAAGACGTCaagtacaaaatttttatttttgctaatATCTTGAGACCaggcaattttatttttagtatatGTCGTTTTGCAGTAATCCGTTCACGTTAAAACAGCGTATAAAGCACCGTTGACTGAAGCATACGGAAGCACATAGCGTTGTACTGTTCAATCCGGTACGCGGTCGGTAAGTAGAGACGACACGAAGTGATGTTACCATCGCTCACCACGTGTACCCAGATAATACAGagttgaatattattatgcCTATGAAATGACGAACGGAACAGACTGAAACTTTCATACAACCCCGTATGGACGCCGTATACTTTTCAACTACGTAGATTCATCTGGGCAAAATTCCGCAATGTCAATCTAATTCTATCGGATCGAcaaaaataatgttatttcAATAGATGCACACTGATCATGCACCTGGTTTACTGTTAACAGAGTTAGAAACCTTTTCCTGATGCAAAGGATGGGAGACATAGTCGAAGAAGTTAATCAAAGGATGGAAATATGTAGTTGTTCCTATATGTACCTTATGTAACTTCTGTACATATGTTTGCTACTTAACTCGTACCGTTAactgaatataataatatgtatctTCGGTCAACGCTCATATCTTCATTCCGACAGAACATGCAGCTGacatacaaaaataatatcttAACTGACGTTAGATTTccgtgatttaaaaaaaatgcagtttaTTTGCAGCGGAAAATCCAGGCCTTTCTACATAAAAATActacttgtaaatattttttggaaattacgTAAGACTCGATTGATACTAATGTCCATGCTCTAACAAACCTCGATGAACTCGGCCAATCATTATcacaaaagtaatttcaaaaaatttgaagttgatCAAGGTTCcctttttcaacttttactCGTATTACTTGGTTAAATTGCGACTCTGTCCGCTGACCCCCAAAcacaaaattgttcaaaaatttattatcaattagcCCAGATTATAATTACTCATAGCTGTCTACTTCGCTTGAGCttagtttttttgttcttcatcGTTTATCACGGGTGACGTGCTCATTTGTTATGCAAATATCgtgttttattgtaaaaacttgTATCGACTGCGAAAGTTTAAGCGTGGAAGAAAGATGTTGAAATTGGCTAACTATAAATTCCCAAAGGAATATCCACCTTGTTGACTTTAATTAGGAAAccaaatttatcaaaaaggAAAATGTATTAACGTGGAATTCACTCTGACTAAACTAGAGAAATCCGAAGATATTACGATTCCACATGCGTTACACATTACTGAAGCATGGAGTTTTATTGACAATCAGTTCCATTTATgcaagaataaaattgtctTTTAAAAACGACAATATATATGTTAGTATTTTTTCAGTGAAAATAAGTTCACTTATGCTTGTTTCCACACCACCGGAAGCGGTAGAGCACTcggcgcgttttttttttacgtggtaTCCCCAGTAGGCCTACTCCACGGAGAATAATAGCAAGACCGATCTTACcttcttcgaaaaaaattccagatgactttttttcacatgttaCTTATGATAAATTGTTTTACCCAATTAATTTGTACTTGCGTATATTCGCagtttgttcaaaatttttcagttcataTAACCCGCTATTTATTATCGATGAAAGATGACTGTTTTAATTATGCAAGAAAGATGGTTGTTCTATTGGGGATTAAGGGTGATTGTTTCTATCTTATGGGTGAACGGTGATTGAGTTTGGATGTTCGCAAACGGTTGTTATTCTTACGAGGTATGAGATAATCACTAAAATGGAGAACTTGGTCAATACATAAAGCAATTAACTAGACCAAGATCGAAAACACGCATCGCTTTGGCGTTTACCTGTTGGAAGACGATGCAGACATCTTTGAAGAAATGGAAACAAATCTGAGTAGAATAAGCACAACCCCTAAAATACGACATAGCTCTATAATTCTACAGTGAAATACAAACTGAACATGACCTATGAGAGATTCGAGAAAAAAAGTCTCGACACTAAAACGATTGCAATAAAACGCTGTTGAACCATTAACAAAAACTACAGCTGAATAAACTTTACCACACTTTGTAATCATGATGATGCTGAACTACATCGCAAAATCTATGTATCGGTGAAAACAAGATGACTGACCCTGAACTAGACCTGAACCAAACCTGAATCAGACTTAAGCCTAAACAATggaaagttaatttttcaccacagTCAATAAAACTCAGTTACCTggaacagagaaaaatataattagtgaCATATGTCGACACAGACAAAAATAAACTTAACTTAgatatgtaaaaaatgtttagtTAACGAAAAAGAGACAAATTAGTTAATTGACACAGACGTAACATTcgattagctgaaacaaaaaaaaacgtttgattagctgaaagagacaaaaaatttgattggctgaaacagacaaaaggtttgattagcagAACAGACAAAATGTTTAATTAGCTAAAggagacaaaaaatttgattcgcTGAAACAGATAGAGGTATGGTTAGCACAATCACATAAGTCCATATACTGACAAAAAAGGGTCAACTCCAACATGATATTCGCTTTAATATCCGTTGCTTCGATTATTAATATGATGAGTaggaattctcgacctcgtatatAATCTGTTATTGTATCTTGGTGATACGGGTTCGATTATTAATTgtattgatgaataaatacatactaaattttttgaatttttttgtgctTTGAGTTATTAAAGTAAATATCCTTTTCGACTGAACATTCTATAATTCTCAGtgcattttttgaaaaatcggttTTGTTgccctgaaacagaaaaacatACGATCAGTCAAACGAGTGTTTCTGTACATTcagatatatttcataaatacttacgcCAAGATTCTCCACTGTCACTATACACTACCGAGATTTTTGTACCAGCGTGTTGAGCGCCGGCTTTCAAATGCCGCGCTTTCTCTTATAACTGAAAAGTATCAAGTCCACGCGCAAAAGCCGACATGgaacttgaaaacttttttattcgtaaaaaaaattgaccgaagGGTTGAAAGATCAGCACATCGGGAGTGCGTAACTCTTTCATATACTGTTTGCAAAATCAACGCGTAAAAAATCGTGTCGATTCGAGTTATTAATTTACGCGTAAAAAATCGTGTCGATTCCAGTTATTAATTTACGC is a genomic window containing:
- the LOC107217550 gene encoding soma ferritin; translated protein: MSMIRQNFHPECENALNNQINLELYASYVYLSMAYHFDRHDIALSGLSSYFKKASDDERNHAMKFLTYQNKRGGRIVFMDIKCPEKGDWGTGKDAMIEALNLEKKVNESLLNLHTTASVHSDPNFLDFLETEFLQEQVDSIKEIGNHVTNLERVGEGLGVFMFDKQLQDSD
- the LOC107217546 gene encoding soma ferritin-like — translated: MKYFLMNSKPQSNFNLQTQHYTSRCKDDSSSTSSNAGDPVECGSLPGLWPTGNRVNFRFHPDTEAIMNRQFATEMKAFYYYLSMAGYFGRVDVALPGCESFFKQMHHEEHGHALRFFDYIKMRGGLVNLCSIEAPMNQDWKCPLNAFKVALELELEVAEKLVETNNIAEKYKDLNASDFIVTGFMEDQMKSVNDIGRLVTVLSGVGDQALGRFMFDKDLLDHYVMPEFNILKKKK